The sequence below is a genomic window from Sulfurimonas sp..
CCATATTCTATTCTTTTTTTCTTTGGTAAATCAACACCTGATATACGAGCCATGGTTATCCTTGTCTCTGTTTATGTTTTTTAACTTTGCAGATTACTCTTACAATGCCTTTTCTTTTGATAACTTTACAGTCATCACACATCTTCTTAACTGAAGCTCTTACTTTCATTGAAAGTCCTTACAATAAATTCTCTTAAAATCTGAACAAAATCCAGATTTCATTCAGTCACCAAAGCCTCATCTGCCGATGAGAACAAACTTTACTCTTTGCTGTTTTTAGGCAAACAGCTCTAGCTTGCCAATACTTTTATCTATATATCCCTACATAGGTAAAAATACTCTAGCTTAATGTCAAAACAGCAAAGCGGATGAGGATTATACATAAATAAATGTAAAAGATTTATTAAGTCAGTTGATTTTATGTAATTTTATTGGCTTTTAAGCATATATTTTACACATTAATCCCATAATACGGTAATACCATACTCTTGATTTAAAATTATATGTTTTTTATAGTAAATTTTTTTACCGTATTTTTTACTAAGCAGCTCAACCTCCAGAGATTTTTCATCTAAAAGTTCTCTTACTTCCTTATATGTAAGCCATTTTCCATATTTTGCAAGCGAGTTTTGCCAAATCCTAAAACTGCATGTAGAATTTTCGGTAAGCTCAAACATCTCCCCGTCTTCACTCATCCAATGTGCATTTGAGCATGCATAAAGTTTGACTTTTTTACCGCCGACCTCTTTATCTCTTACTTC
It includes:
- the rpmJ gene encoding 50S ribosomal protein L36; the protein is MKVRASVKKMCDDCKVIKRKGIVRVICKVKKHKQRQG